In a genomic window of Anomaloglossus baeobatrachus isolate aAnoBae1 unplaced genomic scaffold, aAnoBae1.hap1 Scaffold_2781, whole genome shotgun sequence:
- the LOC142265842 gene encoding uncharacterized protein LOC142265842 yields the protein MSVVRFITVSLHNQDYTVVKKTSSERCQAPVSEGWGRPLSPITGPPPHPPIHEDINDQKILELTYKMIELLTGEVPIRCQDVTVYFSMEEWEYLEGHKDLYKDVMMEDPQPLTSPALSSKRTTPERCPRPLLPQDCKQEDPDVPQDVFPPALSIDDCIGSSDGNLISSEFITDGQSITHDTYEEHAVVPDTPPVLPWKALSSDLFQQVQTSDLSQNCKQNKSYRRDVEHETALTREKPFSCSKCGKCFTRKSSLFTHQKVHTHEKPFSCPQCEKCFTRKSILVNHQRYHTGKKQFSCQECGKCFIQKSHLFRHQKIHTGEKPFSCSECGKCFIQKSELVQHQRSHTGEKPFSCSECGKCFIQRSTFFLHHRSHTGEKPFSCSECEKCFIQKSDLVRHQKIHTGEKPFSCSECGNCFIRKSTLVEHQRSHTGKKQFSCSECGKCFIWKSDLVRHQRSHTGKKPFLCPECGKCFTSKSSLVYHQKNHRK from the exons atgtctgtagtgagatttattactgtgtctctccataaccaggattacacagtagtgaagaagacctctagtgagcgctgtcaggcccctgtgtctgagggatggggaagacccctgagcccaatcacggggcctccacctcaccccccgatacatgaggacatcaatgaccagaagatcctagaactcacctacaagatgattgagctgctgactggagag gttcctataaggtgtcaggacgtcaccgtctatttctccatggaggagtgggagtatttagaaggacacaaggatctgtacaaggacgtcatgatggaggatccccagcccctcacatcaccag ctctatccagtaagaggacaacaccagagagatgtccccgtcctcttctcccacaggactgtaaacaagaagatcccgatgttcctcaggatgtgtttcctccagctctatcca tagatgactgtattgggagttcagatggaaatctaatatcttcagaatttataacagacgGTCAAAGTATCacgcatgatacatatgaagagcatgctgttgtcccagatacacctccagtccttccttggaaagctctatcatctgatcttttccaaCAAGTCCAAACTTCTGATTTATCAcaaaattgtaagcaaaataaaagttacagaagggatgtggaacatgaaacggctcttacgagggagaaaccattttcgtgttcaaaatgtgggaaatgttttaccaggaaatcaagTCTTTTTACCCATCAAAAAGTTCACACACATGAAAAGCCGTTTTCTTGCCcccaatgtgagaaatgttttactcgaAAATCAATTCTTGTTAACCATCAAAGGTATCACACTGGGAAGAAGCAattttcatgtcaagaatgtgggaaatgttttattcagaaatcacatctttttagacatcagaaaattcacacaggggagaagccattttcatgttcagagtgtgggaaatgttttattcagaaatcagaacttgttcagcatcaaagatctcacacaggggagaagccgttttcatgttcagagtgtgggaaatgttttattcagagatcaacattttttttgcatcatagatctcacacaggggagaagccattttcatgttcagagtgtgaaaaatgttttattcagaaatcagaccttgttagacatcagaaaattcacacaggggagaagccattttcatgttcagagtgtgggaattgTTTTATTCGAAAATCAacacttgttgagcatcaaagatctcacacagggaaaaagcaattttcatgttcagagtgtgggaaatgttttatttggaaatcagatcttgttaggcatcaaagatctcacacaggaaaGAAGCCGTTTttatgcccagaatgtggtaaatgttttactagcaaATCaagtcttgtttaccatcaaaaaaatcacagaaaataa